CTTCCATCGCGAGGAGCGAGTTCCCCACTCCCTCAGCTCCCTCGTCCTCCACCGACTCACGCCCTCTACCATCTACGTCCTCTGCATCACGTGCAAGAACTCCTACCCCTCCAGCAACCACTGCACCACGTTCCACACCCTGGACCAACCCCCTCTGCTTTTCGGCGGCTCAAAGCACGAGCCCACCACCTCCATGTGGATGgtgagcagcctgctgctgctctgcttcatAGCTCTCTTGGCCTACGGCTGCCTGCAGTTCTGGTCGGCACGGTGCCGCGGGGCTTCCAGGCTGAAGGAGCCCGATGGCAGCTCAGAAGAAGTGGGCGAAGGCAGCAGCTCGCTGGATGGTCCCTCGAGCGATGGACTGAAAGAGGAGCTTCTGGAAGTGCCCATGACCACTGTGCTAATGAGGAGCTCCAGTTTCATGAGGGAGAGTCCATATAGTTCCCCCCGTTGCTTCTTCCCCTACAAGAACAGCGATGACAGGAGGGCCATCTTGCCACAGCACGGCCTTCAGTGAGGGCAAAAGGGAGGCCCTGCTTAGAAGTTTGGTTCGTGCTGTTCTTCCCCAGCTCTTGCCAACACGAGCATCTGTGTGTCCACAGGGGCTGTTTGTCCCAGGGCAGAACATGAGGTGGAATATAGTAGCCACAGGGAGAAAGGTTTTTGTCAAGTgacaaaaatattctcatttactgagaggtttttaaaaggaaaccaAGTCAGCTTTCTGGGAACAGCCAGGCTAGGCTGACTGTAGTGTCATTATCTAATCTGCATCAGTACTGTAGGTTCACTTCAAAATCATCAACCAATGTACACAAGAATAAACTCCACTCCAGTAGTTTCATGCTTGAGTGATTCTCCATTAGCATCACCCCCCAAGCCCTCGTAATGCTTGTATAAACAGTAACCATGGCCTGACAAAAGAGCTTTTTGTCAGTAATAAGTTGTATACATTTGCACAGAAGTATTTTAGTAATTCCCTTTTAGAACTACTAACGGGATTCCTGAAGTAACACCTTCCTCAGGGAGCAGCGCTGCTCTGGAGCTCCAACTCGCTCTCCTCTCTCTGCATTTAGATGGACGTGACTTGGTCCTGGCGCCAACGAGCACAGAGCAGTGTCAGTTCCCCCTAACACAGGCATGTTATGGAGGAAAATATGGGAAAGCAATAGCAAAAAGCACACTGAAGCTGCTTCTTGCATGGCTTTTTGTTTCCACACAGCAATATGACCCAGTACATTTGCATCCACCACACTGTTAATGAACTAGTTCTTGCATTGCTTTCTTCCTAAATAAAGGATTCCAACATCCacccctgctggctgctgtggctCATTTACTGACCTTGGATCCATAGAGGTAATAGGGTTGAACGTTGGCCGGTTTGTCCCGCTGGGGTTCCTGTGTGAAGGGGATTGCCGTCCTCACAAACCTGTGGTGGGCACGGGAGACGGGGAGGAAAGCGGTCAGTGCCTGGTTAACCCCGGTCAGTGCAGACACTGCGCAGTCTGGGGTAACTGCAGCACCTGAGCTACACGAATGAGCTCCAGGCTGTCACTGATGTAAAACACGTTGGTTTAACATACTACAAAGATGGTGTtgttgcccttttttttttttttttttttctgagaagctgTCACAGTTCTGCTGTGGAGTCACAGCCCTCTAAACCAAACTACCTCTGTTGCTTGCAGTTTCTGTCCAACTTCGTTGCTCGAATTTGTTACTAGAGCTTTCCAGGCCAATGGGAGCTGGTGGGCTTTAACTTTTTCTattgctgctgcatttcatttggAATGAAAACCTCACTGCAATGCATGTGAATTTTATGTGGCAGGTGTGatgttttagaaagaaacatctccaggtgccccctgccctgtttttcctcctcacctGTTGGTGGATCCATTGTAGCAGTAGTTGGGTAGAAAGTCAAAGTTGAGCTCCCAGAAGACATGGAGGGTGATGCGCCCATAGGGTGCGGAGACGTTGTGGTTGGCCTCCCGGAACATGGCATCAAAGCTGTCCAAAGTCATGTGCTTGCACAGCAACCTGTGAGTCAGGCGATTTATTTCCaacagccactccagctcctgcagcataTAAAGCAATGGCAGATGCAGAAGTGTTACTAAGATGACAACAGAAACAGCTGATTTAATTGCCAAGGGAATGATTCTATATCCACACCCCGCACACAACTTCCCAGGTGAGGATGTAGCAAATGCTAAAGACATCAATTTAACTCAGTGGCCGAGGCCAATTGCACTTCTACTCAAGGGGGTCCTGGTCCAGCATCTCCCTAAACttgcaggcagaaaaaataatttgttcccCACTGAGAGCTGGCTGGCTTTCACATCAGAATCCTTCGGAGGTGGAAACTGGTAGTTTTACACTACTTGACTGTGATGCTCCTGTAAAGTATCAAAGGCAGCAAATCCTGTACACACATAAGCGATCTCAGTTACCTGCATCCAACAGAGGGAATTACAGTCAAGATTTCCCACTCCCAGATCACAGGACTCTATTCTACAAGGTCTGCAAAATTGAATTCATGACTGTTACTTTATGACTTGCACAGATGCACAATTAAGGCTTCGTAAGTAGAAATAGTAGAGACTCAGCATCATAAAGGAGAATACACGTCTGGCTGAAACCTACTGTAGGTGGGACTTCTGGTAGAAGACAGCTGACTCTGTATTCAGTGTATTATTCTCAGTATTCATTGTCTTAGTCAAAAACAGTTCTTACCACTATGGATGTCAGGTCCTCACTCTCGAAGCGGCTAATGGCCTGGTCTAATGATTTGTACATCGCTGCTGAGATACGCTGGGTTATGAGCCTGTTCAGGTCAATTGACCTACCCAGCAactgggaaaagaagagaaaatatttgtatgttaTATACAGATGGGGACAAGCTGTCGTGGTgttctgattgttttttaatagacaaaaattaaagccaaatatccagtgctgcttaaatgtgaAAATGGTAATACAAATGCCTCTGTTGGGTTTACTATTACCAAGATAATAGACCAAGAGCTGTGAATACCAGAATCTACTGCTTGCAGTGTACCTGGACGTGCCTCTGCTTTAGCAGTGTCTCGTAGCGGTTGGATGGTGGGTATGGAATGATCACCCCGTAATTCTTACACTCGGCCCGGAAACGTTTGTccaataaaacactgaaaaaggaaaacaatgtcaggaaaaaggaaacatgcaCAATCAGCTACTCTGTGGATCTTTTCCAGAGTTGTTTTCATCCTTCTTTTCAACTTGCTCTGAATGCCAAGAAAACTTCCACACTTTACTAACTAAATCACAGAGCAGAAGTTGTTACCTGGGGACTGCCGTGCCTCTATCATTCTTGGCTTTTATGGCTAAAACGtccaaaaagataaaagattgTGCTGAAAGGTATCACTACTGCCAGGAAGTGGGGTGATCCCACAGGTATGCTCCCTCCTTGAAGGTCTGCTGTAGGAACAGTTTGCTGGTGACGGTGATTGCTCTCCTTCTCTAAGGCCAGATGTGATTATAGACAAAACTCTTGGCAGAGTTAGACTGAAGACTCGGTTCGCCTTTGGGGACATGAGAGGAGGACTCTCGTTAGAGTTCATCCACATTCTTTCAGTGGTTAAAAGGAAAAGTCATGAAGGGCCGGTCTCCCCAAGTGGAGGCAAGCAGCTGTCTAAAGTGTGACCTAAGATAGTGAGAATCCTTCTGGCCATTACaagtcctgctgctctgctagGGTGAGGACAAGTGCATATCCTTATTTCTTAGAGATGGGAGGTTTCCACTCATCTGTCTGGTAAAGTGTCAAGCAAGGACATGTCTTCAATAGGCTTGGTtcactttgctgctgctctcacaaATTGTACTCAAATAGATACATAGGATAcgaattatttttatttcacttttaaccATATCTGTCTTGCCaccattaattcatttttcccatCTGCACTGGCATGACACGGATAGCACGCTCTGTGAGGAAAGGATGATCTGTTTTGTTATGTCTACCTACAGCGGCTACTCCCTGAGGGGAACCTTTTGGTTAACAGCGACTGGGATGCAGCACTATCATCACTCATCAGCAGCAGTCAGGTTCTCCTACCTGCCAGCCATTGCTTTATAATAGGCAAAGATCTGATCTGCCAGCTTGTACACAAATTGATCAAAGCACAAATTCAcctgggggagaaaaaacaagacATCATGAGGGTGTCACTAACACAGAATAGCTCCTTCCTACTCATGCAAGATCGATATAGTGCAATACAGAGCTCTAATTTAATACACACATCTATGACGGGCTGTCTAAAAACCACACTGCAGATCTCACATGCTaaacataaacagaaatttGCAGTTATCTTTCTGTCCCATAGTTTCTAAATGTTCCTAGAGGGCCCAGTCCTCCATCCCCAGTCATCCTTCTCTTGCAGGGATCTCTGggttctcattttcttctgatgccTCATTACATTCTGCCCATCAGACAGACTCTTCCAGGCTCCTGGTGTTTAACAGCCTTTGGCTTCCACTGGTCCCCGTGGGCACTGCTGAGCTGAAGCCCTTAATCAGCAGAGCATGTCAGCTCTCAGAATATTCTGATCTTTTGAAAACTTCTCATTCTCATGGGATATATTTTTCAGGAGATGCCTACAACTAATTCActgcactgctgggctgggctgtcAAACAGGGCAATGTGACCCCAGCAAGTTCTTTCCATAcaataaagatgaaaaagactTACTTCAGCTTCAATTTCATCATACAGGAACTGCTTTTTGAACTTGGTCAAGGCATAGTATGCGCTGTCATTATAGAGGTCCAAGGGGTACAGTACATACCTGAGGGCAAGAAGACAGATCATGCCTTGGAGCATATCAGCAAAACCAGCAGCCACTCGGTGCAAGAACTGGCTTTTTTCTGACctcacttctttcttctccactcCAGTCCCTCAACTCCCCCACCTCATTCCCCTTGTCTGAGTTGCTGGAAGCAGCAAGAACAGAGCTGGACGTGTCCTAATTGTGAGTTGTTCTATCAACACTTGCTCCTTCTCTGCCGTTAAAAATGTTGTTCTGCCCTGACTTCACAGAGTGCCCTCGTGGTGGTTATGAAATCATAAACAAAGCTTTCCTAATGAGGAACATTATTATGAACATAACTGTACTTGCATAACAGCAATTCCTCTGATCATTTATcacttgtattaaaaaaaaagttgctgaaGTGCTTCAGCCAGGGCCCACATCCCTTTGGTTGCACATGCTGTCTGGCTGCTGCATGCAGATGACTATCACCAAGTTGTGTGCTGATCCTAATACAGCAGTTGCCAATTGCTGGTTTATGATGCATAAGCAAGTGCCAGTGTCAGGAAGCAGCCAGTGTGCATTTGCTAATGAGTTATTCACACAGTGCACATTCATGTGACAGCAAGGCAAGaaatacagtttgttttttcccttccttgtcAAAGAGACTGCTCACCACCAGCCTACCCTTCTCCAAAACAGAATTCCAAGCCTGAGTGAAGGCACAGACCCACCAAAGCCCATCAGCTCTTACTCCATCATGGAGGGCTCTTTGGTTTCCAGAATATGGTCCGTGAGGATCCAAGGCATGGACATTTCGATGGGGAACTGGATGCGGCGGCCCATGGTCAGCTCCAGGAAGAACTCCCGGAACCAGAGCTGGGACAGGtcgcagcactgctgcagcgCTTCTGAAACACAGAGGAGATCCCCCCAGTGGGAGGGCACCAAAGTTACTCCTTGGGGATGGCAGCCAGGAAAAAGCACAAGAGGCAGTTCCAGTGGTGTCATACTGGACTGGTTTGGGGCATGAAACTGCTTTCTGGGAtgtctctgtttttaaacaaagactCTGTCCATACTGTCTGAGCGCTTTGtaatggaagaggaaagaagggaTTGCTCCTTTTGCTCTAGAGctccaggaagaaaattttaatggCTCAAAATCACTTTGGAAGATTTCTCCTGTGCCCAGTGGCTCAGAAGTTTGGCTAcgatggaaaaaaatctcccctCCTAGAAACTAAACTAcaatttttgtctcttttgcGATTGCTGACTCATTTCCGTTCACATAATGATTACTACCTAGAAGCAAGCCTGTATCAGGCAGAAGtaaaacatttgggaaaaatcaaggaaaatcTTCTGCATAGGTCAATGCAGAGCAAAGATATATACGTTTGCTTGTCTAAGCGTGTAAGAATTGGATTCAAGCCTCCCCCTGCCATAGTCTCACCACTGATGTTGAGAAGGTGGGTGAAGAAGAAGGACTGTTTGTGGAACTCCTCAATGGCCAAGACTATCGGTCCATCCAAGCTGCTCCTCAGAGTCTTCTTTGAGCCACTCTTGTCTGCTATGAGGGACTCCAGCATGGTCCGCACCATGTAGAGCTTTGGAAGGAAGTTAACATGAAGTTACTACTCTCCTGTGTGATACCACCACGCACCACCatggtgctctgcagcaaaaaataacacttttccCAGCTAGCTTCTACTCAACTCTCTCAGCCCTATAGGCCACCATCATTCTGAACTAGAAATAATCATAAAGCTAAAAAAAGGAGGCTTTGGGAACAAACTAAGCGTCAAAGCAACATTTAACACGTAGCATGTTATTGATGTTGCAAGTTATGACATTACTGAGTTATATTATATTACTAAAAAAGCCCATGGAAATGGCTGCCAAGCCACAGCATGGGAGATTCCTACATGGCTGTAAGGCCATTAATTACTTACTCAGGAGACAGAGATTTACATACCTGCGTACTTGATGGTCCTACTGCTCTTCGTGGGACTTTAATATCAAATCCACCTTTAGGATCCTTCTCACCTCTCAGGCAAGGATCATTTGGTGGCTCTCGACCTCCCTCCCAGTCACAGATTGTCTTCCGAATTGCTTGAAGAACACTGAAAtaggcagggagagggaaattAGTGTTTAAACTTGATTCTACTGCACGGTGAAAATATTGACTGCTGTGCACATATGGGGTGGGAAGTACATAAGCTGGTGAGACACAAAGTGGTTCTGGGGGGAGTCATGTTCAAAACTGACCATGAAAAGAGTTGCTGGCCAAGGTACGTTGGCTGGTTGTATAATATTAAGCTGTCTGCAAGGCCACATGCTTATCTAGTACAAATGTActacacaaataaatacacCAGCTTTGCGTTACATTCAAGAAAGACCAACCTGATCAGGACGTTCTTCTTCTTCCTGACTGCCTGCCTGAGTGGCTCTCGCAGGGTCACCTGGGCAAAGTCCTGCAGGGCTGCATAGATGGTGTTGCGGATAGCTTGGTTAAAGACACTCTCCATCCGGCCCATCAACACTTGCAGGCCTTTGATCATGGCAATTACCTGAAGCAAAAATTAAAGACAGATATActtcccatttttcctttgtatggAGAGGTCCATAAATCCAGCATTATGATAATTTGATACTAAGTTAATTCTATTCAAGTAACTTAGGTACAACAAataggtggcttttttttttttaatgttatctgCTTTAAGGATCACCACAAACTGGGGGAACATTTCCAGTACCAGTTTCTTTGAAATGGCCACTATCTCTTGGCAGACCCTGTTTCCACTACTGATCTcttgatatttttaataatgccaATCCTGGGAAACTGCAGGTGTGTGCTTTGGACAGACATAATGAGAACATAATATCCATGAGAAAACAGTCTTTGCTGGCTCTTATTCActcttaattatattttatgcatagtcaaaactttaagaaaaaggtACAATTCATCAGGGAGCCACTCTGCTCACTGCCCCTTCCTCATGCTGCTCACTGCCCATCCATAACAGCAGTTGTTGACTGATATGCAAAATACCTGGATGAAGGAAGGACTGCTATTACCATTTTAGAAGCTGGGGAGAATTTAATCtgtgattttcaaaagcagactTCAACACTGCTGGTGGACACCTGCGAGGTGCAGCTAAGAGACCTTAGAAAACTGCAGTCCGAATACTttgaaacacttttaaaaatctggcaCTTTGTGACTTACCCAAGTGACCTAGATAATTTGGGTCAAAGTGCACA
This genomic interval from Oxyura jamaicensis isolate SHBP4307 breed ruddy duck chromosome 13, BPBGC_Ojam_1.0, whole genome shotgun sequence contains the following:
- the FNDC9 gene encoding fibronectin type III domain-containing protein 9 — translated: MNIEVHNITYTSATVSWATNNPCPENYYHVMYRPNWNSVFAGYLRQNFHREERVPHSLSSLVLHRLTPSTIYVLCITCKNSYPSSNHCTTFHTLDQPPLLFGGSKHEPTTSMWMVSSLLLLCFIALLAYGCLQFWSARCRGASRLKEPDGSSEEVGEGSSSLDGPSSDGLKEELLEVPMTTVLMRSSSFMRESPYSSPRCFFPYKNSDDRRAILPQHGLQ